ATGTCACGAGTCTGTCTTTGCTCCCGCCGTGTGGGCAGAGTTACTGTTGAAGCGTCATCACCCTTCCAGGTTCGGTTTTGCTTCACGTGTGATTAGTGTGATTAGAAATAAGACCCTGAGGTGGGCCCTGAAAGGCCGTGAGCAGAGGGCGTACCCCCGCGTCCTGGCCGCCCCGCAGAGAGCTCCGCAGGCTGGACTGGGCGCTGCGCCCCTTGTCCTGCACGAGAGTTGGCCTGCTGGTTCGTCTCCGACCCCCTCCTTCCCGCCAGGTTTGTTCTGTCGGCTCCTTAGGACTGCTGCGTCCTCGGAGGGCCCGGGCCGCCGCGGCCTGACGGTCCcgcctctgctctcctctccccaggtcGGGTGTCCTTCTTCACCTCGGGGTCCGAGAACCTGCACCGGGTGGAGAAGGTCTGCTGGGGCACGCGCTATGCCATCACCATCGCCTTCACCTGCAACCCCGACCACAGCATCGCAGACCCCGCGCTCACGTAGCCGGGCCTGTCCACGCCGCCCTGCCAGGAAGCAGCTCCTGTGGACACGCCCCGATCCCGCCCACTCAGCCCGTTCCCGCTGAACAAGGTGCCTTACGAATCACCCCAAGTTTTGATTTGCTAACATTCGGTCATTTTTCATCCGAGAGTAAATAGAGGGGAGTAGATTATCCTCCCAAGGTCAGGGTTGCCTGCTGTGCCGAACTCGGGGCTGGGAGCCAGCAGCCGCCACGCCCTCCGTCCTCAGGAAGAGCCCCTGTGCCCCGTGGGTATTCCCTGCCCGTCAGCAGATGAAGGGTCATCCTGGCCACTGAGGACCAACCTAAGTGTGGACAGAGCCAGGTAGGGCCAGCAGCCTCCGCTCACAAAGCAGAATCAGCAACCCTGACACCCTGGGGAAGGTTCTGGGTCAGGCGGCTCTCAGAGCAGCAGCGGGAGGGCTGGGAGAGCTGGTGCTGCTGGGTTCCCAGCAGAGGGGACGTCTGGGCACATCCCCCAGTGCTGCCAGCCCCCGAGAGCCGCCTGGCACCGTATTTCTGCCAGCCTGGCTCTGCCGCATCACCGGCCGGGGTCTGAATTTGTTCCCAGCGCGACCATCCGCCCACTGCCCAGTTGAGGGTCTGTCTGCTCAGGTTCAGATCTTGGCACTCTCTTCTCGTCCCAGTGCCATCCCCACCTTTCACATAAAAGTGATGGTCAGGGGAGCCAGGAATAGTAAATAGACCAGCCTGGGGGAGGCCTGGACAGCAAGGCCCAGGGAGAGGGGCACATCCATCAGTCAGCTCCTGCCACGGCCGGGCCAgtcccagggcagccccacaaAGCAACTGGTCTGGAGTTTGGGCACCTCCTGGGAGAAGGGCTGATCACCCCTCACCCACCGTGCATGCAAACAGAGCTCCAGGCGTGGCTGTGGGTGCAGGGCCCTTTGGGCCCCCCTGACCCAGCATGGACGTGTGGACGTGTGGACATGTGCCCCCAGTGCTGGAGGAGGCTGCAGCCCCGGCCACCACACTCTGCAGCCACAGAGATGCTTGGGGCTTGTGAAGAGAGGGGCGGTGGTCGCGGGTCCTGGGATGAGCTGTCCTGAGGCCCCTGAGGCTGCACGAGGGTCTGGAAGCCGGGGCCCCCAGCTCTGTACTGCGGTTTGCTCAGGGTCCCTCCTGCACCCTGGGCGACGATGTGCGGACCTCAGGGCTGTGAAGGCAGGCGGTGGTGTGGGATGGGCTCCACCCAGGTGACGGCAGCAGGTTCCAGGAAGGCGGGTCACCCCTCGCCGTGGGAGCCTGCGTCCTGGTTCCCGTTTTTAAAGGACGTGGGTCCATCTGGGGAGGATGAAGGCCGGGCTCCGGTAGCCGGCAGGGCTGACCTTTGAGGTCGGCGATGCCTCAGAGACACTGTCTCTAGGTTGGAGTGGCTTCTCCGTCTTGTGCAGGAAAAGCTGCCCCACCCCCTGGTTGTCCTCTGGCTTCTCCTGTCTGGACTTCTCAGAGGTCTGTGGCTCTGGCCGAGGGTTGGGACGCTTCGAATTCTGACAGAGGAAAGCCCCGGGAAGCCTCCCCTTGCTCCATAACCTTCGAGTTACTTGAATGACGCCCTCCCCTGGTCTGAGGGCCTGAGGACAGGCAGGCGGCCTCGGGTGCTCCCCGTCTAAGGAGGGGGGTCTGATGATCGGGTGGTGGGTGACATGCTTTCGAAGTAAGTAAGGTGTTGGTTTTAATTGACATTCTTTGCTACTTACCCTGTTCACAATAATCACAGAGGTACTtggacaaagaaataaagatattcgGGCAAAAGCAAGAATGCCTTTCTTTTAAAGTGGAAAGCAGCATGCTGCCCAGGAGGCGCCTGTGCACATGACCGGCGGCCCCCCGGAGCGCGCACCCGTGGCCACGTGGGCTCCTGGTCCTGCCAGCAGGTCCCCACCGGGGCGGACACGGTCTGCTCCCGGGAGAAGTAGGCGTCTTGGGATGTCCTCTGTTGAGGACTTAATTCCTAGAGAAAGTGTTTAGTCTGAATCAAAGAGCCTGAGCCTTGGTCTCTGCTGGAAGGAGGGTTCCCACTCTGGCCCCCCCGGCGGGCCAGCAGCACCCCAAGTCCCGCCCTCTTAATTGCAGGCCCGCTTCACCCTGTGCTTCCCCCTCCAGCAGGCTCTTCACACCGGGAGCGGCGACCGAGCCGCCGGCCCCCACCCGCCCTCACGCCCCACCAGCAGCACTGACTCCTGAGAGCATCTTGTGGGCTTGCACGTTTTCCTCACGTGATCTCAGGAGGcggtcctggcccccagcccccaagtGGCGGTGTCTGCTCGGGCGCCCCCGCCAGGGTACCGGCTCATTTCCCCTCTGGAGTCACAGTGTCCCAGCGCCTCCCACGCCTCCTAGCGGTCTCACAGGGACGAGGAAGCTGGGGACACATCTGCTCGTCCCGGACACTGGAGGCCGAGGACCCAACCGCCCAGCAATGTGAGTCCTGCGTGCACGTGACGCAGCTCTTCCTGGTCCCACTTTAACATTCCTTCCATCTCAGCACCTTTGGGGCCAAGCAGATCCCAACAGAATTGGGGGTGCAGGTGATCCCCCATTCCCGAGAAGGCCAGTGcaggctctgggagggcagggcaccTCTCCCACACTGCAGCGTGGGGGTTATGGCTACCAGCCCTCATCCCAGTGGACACACAGATGGGGCTCGGATCCTTGCTGCAGTCACACACCTGGCCAGGTGCTCCAACTTGAGCCCCGCCCCTGCCAGCCAGCCCTGGGTTGCTGGTGCTTGCAGTCATTCACCTGTTTCCTCCCATGCCCCTCAGTAAAGAACAGACGGCTGGGGAGGGCCTCAGAAAGGAGCCCATTCCTGGAAAATCCCAGTaagccaggaggaggaagagggagggaggacgaaggaggaggcaggcagggcaccATCTGGGGTCTCTGCACACGAGGGTGGGTCCTGGACGAAGACCTCCTCCCCAGAAGAGGGGGCCACGTGCTTACCCTTGCTGCCCTCCCAGGGTCCCCGGCCCCCAGCCagtcctccctgcccaccccaggcagcctcccctcccctggctcttACCGGTAGGGGCTGCGAGGCTAGCAGTTCTTGTGGGAGAGGGGGACGTGGCAGAGAGATGAGGGCCGTGCAGAACAGGGTGGTCAGTGCAGGATGGGGCTGTGGCCGCTGTTCCTGGGGGACTCCTGCCCTCCACGCCCCACCTGCGCCTCAGAGCCCTGGCTGAGGCCTCACGTCCAAGGTGGGTGGGTGTTTCCTCTGGCCTGGCTTCAGGCACACACCCCCTCAGAGCGGGGCCCAGACCCCTCAGCTGGTCAGGACCCGCCCATGAGGCCCCAGCTGGTGCCCCGACCTCGCAGTCAGGTGGGCACGCAGCTCACATTGCTCCTTCAGCACCTCCCCCTACCCCTAAATCACCCACCCTGGGACCAACTCCTGGCCACATCTCTGGTGGAGAAGTCTTCTGGCCCCCGGCTCCTGTGGCCTAGCCTGGCATGTCGTGGGGCTCACATGgtccaccccagctctgcccagttGCCATGGGCTGGGGGGTGGAGCAGGATGAGGGGAGGGACCGAGGGGGTTGGGAGGCCGCGGGTGGAGATGGAGGTCCCCCACCCCatcaggcccaggcccaggtccAGCCTTGGCTcgcccagccccagggaggaaTCTTGGCCCAAGGCAGCAGCTCTGATGCCCAGGCAGCCTCGATATTTCATGCTGACACATATTTTTGGGGTGAGACTAGGCTCTGGGCTTTCAATCACGCTGTGGGGCACCCGAGGCCACCGAGGGCAAAGGACGGCAGGACCCACGAGCTGAGGGCAGGTGCTCCCTGCTCGACACACCCCGTGGGTCCCTGGTGGCCTGGTTCCTCTGCTGTGGAGCAGGAATAAGAGAATTCTGTAAAAAAGATGACCCAATGGTGAGCTTGCCGAGGGGGCCACCTGGGGGCCAGGGAATCTGCACacggagggagggcagggaggggctggaacaCCGGGCTGGAGTCCTCAGGCTACCGACTGCCCCAGTGGCCTCCCGGCTCTGACCTGGCTCAGCACTCAGGCCTCAGTATCCACAGCTCCAGGAGGGGAAGGTGGCAGGACAGAGCTGTCTAGCCCAGACGCCTGCCCTGGGCAGCTCAGGGGACAAGGTTTCCCTCTGGGGCCTCGCCCAGCCCAAGCAGAACTAGGGCTGGGCCCTCAGCCGGCCTGGAAAAGGCCAGAGTCTGGGGCTCCTGGCTGCTGGCCGTTGGCGGCCTTCAGGCTTTCTGCTCGGAGCATCATCCATCTGGAATTCCAATGGAAAAACCTGCTCCTGCAGGTGGCCCCTTTGGCTCCCAGGTTCCTGGTTTGGTGGTTGGCGGGTGTCTGGGGTGCAGGCTAGACTCTGGCCACCCCCAGGCCCTTGCATAGGATGGGGGCTCCCACCTTCTGCTGGCTGAGCCCCCCCATTTCTCTTGCCTGGTGGAGgagcaagggagggagagagctgACTGCTTTCTCTATGGCGAAAAGGAGCCCCAGTGTCTCCTGCCCCCAAGGCTGGCCCTCCAGGTGACCCGGGCCAGGCACACCTGTCAGCTGGGCATGCTCAGATGTGGACTCAGGGAAGAGTTCAGGTCTCTGCAAACTGGCTGGGCcaccctcccaggcagggccattgtCACTGCAGTCACCCACGATCCCAGGCAGCGACCCCTAGAGCTCCATTTGGTGAGGGCGGTCTACTAAAGCAGAGAGCTCCCTGGGCAGGTAAACAGTGGTGTCTACTGGTTGTCGGTGCAAGTCAGTCCCAAATAATGAGCTCCTGGAAAAACCAGGAGTAGGAGAAGCTTTGGACTGTGTCAATTCTTTGTTgataaataatttatacaaaGTGCAGCAGCCCTGGGTGTGCAGCCCGGTGACACGTGCTCTGTAAGTCCTCCTTGCGAGAGCTGGGCGCTGCCCCtaccccccagccccagccttgcTGAAGAGCCtcagagggtgggagggtggggctgggggcacaggctCCTGGACTGGGCCAGGCCATGCTCCTGGGCCTGAAAGCGCCCACGGGTCAGCAGCCAGTCCCAGCCAAGCCTGAGTCTCCTGGAGACTGACTGGCCTGCGGGGCATCTGATAAACCGATCACCCGATTACTTGCCATCCCAGCGTGGATGCCCAGCCTCCTGTGAATGTGGCTGTGAACTCGCCGGCTTCTGGCTCCTTCTCACCTCccaccaaccccctcccccccacctgcAGGAAGACAGAAGGCAGAATAAGAGACAGCAGTGAGACCCCGGTGGAGGGACACGggtcatccatccattcattccttcccTGCTGGGAGCTGGCCACCACTGTCCTGGTCCCAGGCCCCCCGCTTGCCTAGGACACCATCCCCACTCCACCTTTCTGCTGTAGGAACTGAGGGGCGTGGAGGGTGGGGCGACTCAGGGAAGAGGGTGCAGGGGCTGGGGATGAGGCGCTGAGCCACTTCCTTCAGAGCACCCCCGTGCATATCCTGCGGGTCCGGCTTCTCCGGAGCTCCCTGACTCATGAACGTCCCAAGACtggatggtggtgacagctgTGCGGCTCTGTCATTTGAAAGTCACTACTTGCAGTTTAAGCAGATGAGTTTTTTTGGCGCATAACTGCCCAATAAATCGGCCACATTTGACAGGTGCCCAGAGTCTGTTCCAGCCACACGCACGCTTGCCCGGGTCGACCCCTCACTCCGGGCCTCCGCGGTCCAGCTTGCCGAGGGCCAGGCACCGTGCCTGGTGGGTCCTGAGCCAGACCAGGCCTCCATGAATctcccatcccagcccccagctgggggtgggtcctgggggcggggggaggagggcggggcttTGGGCGGTGGATGCAGGGAGACGGGCAGAGCCCCAGCGGGCTGGGTGGTTTCCCCCAGCTGTGAGTGGGTGCCCGTGCGGAGGTGTGAGAGCGTGtgagtgtgcacgtgtgtgtgtgtgacgcTCTCAGGGAGTCACTGTGAGGCTCCCCGGAGGCTGGCAGGACAGCAGGCACTgccaggtgggaggtgggcgGGCAGCCCCTGCAGGTGTCCCCAGGCCTGGCAAAGCTCCCCCTGCCTGACCAGAGTGTTAAACAGGGAAGCTAGGTCTTAAGTTTGGGGCCAAAAATGTAACTTCTTCAGCATGGCTCCAAGAAACAGTGCAACGAGCATTCATACCTTGCAGGTGAATGGGGGCTGCAGGACAGTTCTGGGGGTCTCTGTTCTCCAAGGCCGGGGCCTTCTTGGCGCACCTGGAATCAGGATTTGGAAAGCAGAGGTCTTAGTCAAGGTACAAACTTCGGACTGTTTTCTTCCTGAAGTACTTGGGGTCCCAAGTGGGGCCGATGGCCTCAGACCCCATACTTTGGGGCCAGTGGAGGGGTGTGGCAGCAGGCCTCCACCCGCCCGCATGTTAGGATCCTGTCGGGGCCTTGAAAGGGGTCCAGGAGGAACCTGGTCGGCAGAGTCTGGTAAGACTGGGACTGAGTGGGAGCTGGGGCCACACTGTGGAGGGTATGGGCCacgggggtgagggggtgggagaggtccAGGACCCTTCCTTGTTGGGGGGTTCTCTGTGGGCAGGGCCCAGTGGTCTTGGTGTCCCCAGGAGGCCCAGCTCAATGCTGCACTCAGGAGGCACAAGATGAGCCCCTGCATGAACTGTAGGACctgaccccaccctcacccccaccccaaggtctggggagggaaaggcaggggagctGCCAGTGGGAGAGTAATCCTGGCTGGGGGTTTCAGTCTGGGTCCTGTGTTCCCGCCCTACAGTGAtgcccccagctgcccctcctccctgagccggctccctgcctccctccatggCTTCAGGCCCCACTCCCAGGGCCGGGCTCAGGCAGGAGGGCACCTGCCCAGAGTCAGGACGGCTGGACGTCCACCCTCCCCAGCCAGAACAATGGGCTTCTCCAGGTGCTGGAGGCGTCCTGGGGGGTCCTGCCTCCCTCGGTGGCCCACCCGCAGGTCTGAGACAGGACAAGATTCAAAGAGCTCCGGGTTTATTGTTCCGGGTGCTGAAGCTTCGGGGGATGGAGCCACATGGGAGCCGGGAGGGATGGGGTCAGGGCCAGGTGCCACCGGGGCCAcgcctggggccaggaggagggtccTCTGTAGGCAGCCTGTGTGCCTACACAGTGTCACGTGCCACAGCGTGCCCCACCACGGGTCAGGCAGGCACGGGCAGGGCACTCACATCTGCTGGGCTGGGCAAGACCCCACTCACTGTGGTCCTCAGAAGCCGgtcctgggcctcagcctcccGCAGACCCTCCCACAGACCCTTCCAGAGGACGGGGTGGGGGACTTCTGGGCATTACAGGCAAGGCGGCTGGGCTGATGGAGCTGAAGTGAGCCATGgcgggggggagggcaggggacttTCTGGAAGAGGACTGACGAAGGGGGCAGTCACTAGGTGGGGTGCTGCAGGAGTGACCTGGGCTCTGGGGGAGGCTGGACACTCAGGCGCAGAGCCCCCCGGGGGCTGCCTGGGACAGCGCGATGGCCTCGGTGCCTTGCTGGCTGCTGGAGGACAGGGAGCGGCCGGAGCCGCGCTGGCAGGGGGTGTGGCCCCGCGGGAAGGTGCGGGCGCCCGCTGGCCCCCCGATGCCCCTGCCCGGGAGCGAGCGCTGGCGGTAGTCGCGGTAGTTCTTGGTGAGCAGCGTGTAGAGGAAGGGGTTCACGCAGCTGTTGCCGTAGGTGAGGCAGGTGGTCAGGTAGTTGACGATGCGGGCGGCGCGGGGCGTGAGCGGCTGGGCCCCGCGGTACTGGGCCAGGAGCTGCCACAGCCAGAAGGGCAGGAAGCAGGCCCAGAAGAGCAGCACGATGCCCAGGATGAGGTACAGCACCCGGGGGTTGGGCAGCCGCCGCGTCTCAGTGAAGGAGGCCCTCTGCGACAGCCAGTAGGCCCGGGCCAGGCGCACGTAGAGCAGCCCGATGAGCACACCGGGCCCCACGATGCTGGTCCCGAAGAGCAGCGTCAGGTAGGCGCGGTGGGCGCGCGGGCCCCAGGCTGGCAGGCAGAGGCTCTTGTGGCCCCGGCGGACCAGCCGGATGGCCAGCGTCATGGGCAGCGCCAGCAGCAGTGCCAGCAGCCACGTGCCCAGCGCCAGGACCTTGCGGTAGCCCTTGGAGCGCTGCACGGCGTCCAGCGGCCTGGCCACGGCGGCATAGCGCTCGCTGCTCATGAGGGTCAGGGTGAAGATGCTGGCGTGCATGGTCAGGAAGTCCAGGCTGAAGAGGACGCGGCAGCCCACGTCGCCGAAGTGCCAGTCCTTGGTGATGTAGGTGGCCACGATGAAGGGGATGCTGAGCAGGTAGAGCAGGTCAGCCAGTGCCAGGTTGACGACGTAGACGTACATGGAGGCCGAGGCACGCAGGAAGCGGAACACGACCGCCAGTGTGTACACGTTGCCGGCCACGCCCACCACGCCCATGGCCGAGAGCACCACCCCGATGCAGCCCGTGGCCACCAGGTCTTCCAGGGAGCTGGGCTCCGTCGGGCTGGCCCACGAGCTGTTGAGGGAGGCGTTGGGGGTGCCAGGTGTCTGGGGCACGGTGCTGCCCATGGTGGCCGGCACGGGGACCCTGCTTGCCGGCTCCGGGCTCAGTGCCGTCTCTGCTACCTTACGCTGGGCTTGGGGCTGGAGTCTGCTGCTCCTTCAGACAGGGAAGGGGCATCTGCAGGCGACAAGCTTGTCCTGAGGGAAAGGAAGCCCATTAAAGATGTGGGTCAGGCACCCCCTTCGCTCCCATGAGAGGGCACAGTTCCCGCTGGGCTGGGGACGCCGGCAGAGGGACGGGGCTGGCCATCTGTCCACACCCCTGGGGGACCCTCCGTCCAGAGCTCCACCCCTTGGCCTCGTTTCCCCAGTCACCCAGGGGACCCAGAGAACCACCTGGaccagctgtcccctccccaccgccagcCTCAGTGAAAGTCCAAAGGCCTCTGGGTTGACTGGACTTTTCTGAAAATCAGAGCACAGCACAGCAGCCCCCAGGGGTGGGGTCAGCAGTGGATGGAACCAGGAaccctccccaggcctctctTCCTCATCGGTGAAGGGCAGGGAGGCCATGCGGACCCCAGAGTCCCTTCTCCCAATTTATTTCTCCTGTGTGCTTTGAAAAATACGTTCTGTTCAGACTGCCAAAGTAGTATCTGATGACTTTAGAGTTCAGATAGGAAAATCTGTTTGGTAAAGAGGGGAAAACCCTTGCAATCTTCCTGTATCCGCACGGGAAAAGTGAGCTTTGACTCCTACCTCACACTGCACACAAAGACAATTCAAGGTGGACTGTACCAGCATGCAATAGGTTAAGTCAATTAATTAATCAAGCTCTGCAAGAAACATAGAAGAATATCTGCATGACCTTGGGTAGgcagatttctcaaaaaaaaaaaaaagcaagaaatactTGCAATTAAAAAACCCATCAggatgatttaattaaaattaactacACTGAGTAAaaaatgtaaaccatggactggGAAAAGATTGTCAAGAGGCGTATTTCAGACAAAGAACTAGCCACCAAAATATACGAAAGAATTACAGATCAATAAAGGCTAACAACTcatttggaagaaagagaaaaaaacaaacaagatttGAACAGGAAATTCTCAAAAGAGGACCtccaaatggccaagaagcacatgagaCGAGGGTAGaaccccctccaccctcaccagGGCTGCTGGAATCAGAAAGGCAGACACCGAGCGCTGGGAGGGCGTGAACTGCTGAAAGGCTGCTGGGGCCGCGGGACGGTGCAGCCCCTGCGGAAAGCAACTTGGCACCATCGGTGTAGCTGGTCAGGACATGTCCTCTCACCCAGCAAATCCACTCTTAGGCTTGTGCCCAAGACAAATGAGTGCAATGTCCACAAAAGGGAAGAGTGAGAGTGTTCGCAGCAGCTGGAGCTGGAAACCGCCGGGACATCTGCGGACAGTAGAGTGGAGGCAGAAACTGTGACGTCCCCATCAGGATGCTCCAGTGAAGATGGAATTACCCTGCAGTCAACCACACGGTGAAACTCACCTACGCTACGTTGAGCGaaggaaaaacagacacagagcatACGCTGTGTGATTCTATTTACCCGAAGTTCAGGAACAGGCCAAGCCTCCAGGACAGCATTACCTAGGGGTGTCAACTGGAGAGCACCCTGGGGGATGGTCACACATGTGTAGACACATGTAAAAACGCTCAGATTTACTCACCTAAGACCTGTGCTTACTGTGTGAAGATTATCCTCCTAAAAAAAAGACCTGAACGGAGAGGAGAGGCCCCTCTAGCAGCCCATCTCCTCGTATCCAGGGATAATACCGGCTCCAGGGTTTCCCCTCTGCACATCCAGCGTTGATACGAGCCCAGGTAAACCCCGGGCATCCATCCGGCATGTCCAAGCCCTCCACGCAGAAGGGGACCTGGGTGCAGAGATGCTGCCCAGGCCCCCTGACCACAGGATCCTGCCCAGTCCCTggtctggggttggggggctAGGGGCCTCCCCTTCCCGGCTGCCGTCCCAGGTTCCAGAGGCTTCCTCCGGGGCTGCCCGGAACCGAGCCGCGGGGCGCGGGGTTCCCCAGTCGAGGGCGCCCCTGCATCTGCTGCCGCGGCGGGATGACCCTCTGCCGGGGACCGCGCCTCGGAGCCCCGGGGAAGGGACGCCCTCGCCGAGCCCGCTCACCACCTCGCCGCTGGCCACCCGGCACTGAAGCGCCGCGCATCCTCTCCAGGACGCAGGGAGGGCTCCGTGGCAGGGCGATTAGGCTGGGGACCGCACGGGCCGGCGGGGAGGGGACCCCGCGCACCGGgtcccggcccggccccgcccccccgcGCCCACCGGCCGCGGCCGTCGCAGCGCCCACGCCCACCTCGGTCACTGGGCCATCAGGGCTGTGCGCCGAGCCCCGGGGTCGCGCTCGGGACGGCCTTCTTGCCGCCACGCGTCTGCAAACGCTCGGCGCGGCGCGGGAAACTTCCCCGAGGGCTCGGCCCCGGACAGACGTGGGCGCTCCCAGGGGCGCCCTCCCGCACGCCGCCCGGTCCCGCCAGAAGAGCCGCGCTCTGCGCCCGGGCCCCTGGGCGCCGCCGCCACCTGCCCGGCCGCCAGCTGGGAATGCGCGGCGGCCCTGCGCCCGGCGCGGATATTAATAACCCGGGGCCGCGGGGTGGGGGGGACGGGCTGGGGggggggcgcggggagggggaagggagaggaggcgTCAGGCCCCATGGCGAGGAGATGCGGTCGCAGGAGGTCGCAGCCCCTAATGGGGGGGTCTGGGCTGCGCTCCCTGGGGTGGGATATCGGCGGGTCACACCGCCGTTAGGACCCCTATCGTGTCCATGGGGGTGAAGCTGCGTCCAGCCGGGCTGCAGCCGCTCTTGGGGGCGTTTCTGCGTCCCTTTGCCCTCGGCACCCCCACCCCTGTTTCTCAGGTGCTGAGCCTCAAACTCCCCGTTTGTcattcaagctctggaccctccCGTGCACTTGGTGGGGAgacagcgggggtgggggtggttctgGGAtagagagggggaagggggaaccCAGTGACATTAGtgacattcataatgttgtgcacTCGTCCCCATTTCCAAAACCTTTTATCAACCCAAGGGAAATTCTGTCTCCACTGAACAACACTGCACCCCCGCTCCCAGCCCCCGACATCCACATTCTCCCTCTGGCTCCATGGATGTGACTCTTCTACCGACCAGTTACAGCGGAGTCATCCAGGGTTTGTCCCTCAGTGTCTGGCTCCTTCCACGTACTATGGGGTTCCTCCGTGTTGTAGAAGGGCCAGAATGCCCTCCCCTTTcagggctgaataatatcccactgtCCACACCTTCATCCACGATGGACTCTCCTGGGTTGC
The sequence above is a segment of the Camelus ferus isolate YT-003-E chromosome 16, BCGSAC_Cfer_1.0, whole genome shotgun sequence genome. Coding sequences within it:
- the UTS2R gene encoding urotensin-2 receptor codes for the protein MGSTVPQTPGTPNASLNSSWASPTEPSSLEDLVATGCIGVVLSAMGVVGVAGNVYTLAVVFRFLRASASMYVYVVNLALADLLYLLSIPFIVATYITKDWHFGDVGCRVLFSLDFLTMHASIFTLTLMSSERYAAVARPLDAVQRSKGYRKVLALGTWLLALLLALPMTLAIRLVRRGHKSLCLPAWGPRAHRAYLTLLFGTSIVGPGVLIGLLYVRLARAYWLSQRASFTETRRLPNPRVLYLILGIVLLFWACFLPFWLWQLLAQYRGAQPLTPRAARIVNYLTTCLTYGNSCVNPFLYTLLTKNYRDYRQRSLPGRGIGGPAGARTFPRGHTPCQRGSGRSLSSSSQQGTEAIALSQAAPGGLCA